DNA from Polycladomyces zharkentensis:
GAAGCGAAACGGCCAGCCGCACTTGCAAGCCTTCGTCGGCAAACCGGTAGATCTCCGGAATCACGCCGCTGGTGGAAACCGTGATGTGCCGTTGCCCGATGTTCAACCCTTTGGCATCGTTGATCACACGGACAAATTGCAGCGTCGCCTCATAGTTTTCAAACGGTTCCCCCGACCCCATGACGACAACGGAACGCACCCGTTCCGCTTCCTGGTCGAGGTATTGTTGGGCCGCGACCACTTGTGCGACGATTTCCCCCGCTTGCAGGTTTCGCTTCAATCCTCCCAATGTTGATGCACAAAACGTGCAGCCGATCCGACACCCGACCTGGGTGGTGACGCAAACGCTGATCCCGTAATCATGGCGCATGATGACGGTTTCGATCGCATGCTGGTCCGGGAGCGCGAACAAAAATTTGACCGTCCCGTCCCGGGAGACCTGCGTCGTGATCGCATTCAACGGTTGGATCACAAAGGACTCGGCCAGACGCGAACGTAAAACTTTGGGTAAATTGGTCATTTCATCAAAGGAAGTGGCTCTTTTTTGATATAACCATTCCATTACCTGAGTTCCGCGCCATTCGGGCAAATCATGTTTGCGCATCCATGCCTTCCAGTCTTCGTGCGTCAGATCGTATGCAAAAGCGTTCATGTTCATTCCCACCATTTTTGGATTCCACGAAAAAAATCATTCAAAACAATCCTCATTATATCAAGCTTTCGCGAAGGTGAAAAGTCGGAAGACGCACTTCCTGCTTTCCATCATGTTTGCATCTGCTCCCGCCGGCTCCCCAACCGGCGTAACCAGGCGATCAGCAACAGCAGAATGGGAATCGCAAAAGACAATATCAGTCCATAGCTACCTATAATATCGGAAAATCGGAACACATCGAAGACATTGTTCGGCCACATACCCAGCAGATACGCTATAGGTACAACAGCAAACGAGATCCATGGGCGGAATCTTTCCCGACAGTTGGCATACCTCATCATTATGTCCACCACAGCTCCGTACAAATTTTTGACTGTCGTGAAGACGGCCACCACCCACACAGCCAGCACTGCCGATTCGATCCGTTCAAAAATATCCCCAGGAAATTCCGTGAGTTTGAAAACCTCAAGTGTAGGCCACATTATCCGAATGGCTTCAAATGAACCCAATGTGGCCAACGTCACCAATACGGTAACAGCGTATCCTAATGTAACCACAGATATGGATATCATGTGGGGGCGGAGCGATTTTTTGGGCTGCTGGTAATATCCCATGAAAATCAAAGCGACGATATATCCCTGAAACGAATAGGAAGAAGCCAGTACTCCCTGAACCAATTCCCTCCCACTGAAAGAAAACAACGGCATGAGGTTCTCAATACTTCCCTCTTGTATTCCAGCGAAGATAAGGAGGAGACCGGGCATATACAAGATAAGAAGGAGAAGCTCACTCAAACGGGCAATAACCCCTAAGTGATTGCTTGCGACCACGGCCGCTGTGAACAATAATGTAATCATCGTGACTTCAATGGGAGTGTTGATCAGCACTGCGGTTTTCACCACTTCGGCGAAATATCGCGTCACAATGGAAATGGATAACAGTAAAAACAGACCGAGTGGCAGGACGAACAGGAAGGAAATCATTTTGGACAGCCCAGGGCGATTTTTGAAGCCTACCACCTGCGAGATGTACTGCACCAATGTCTGTCCGGGAAACATCCGTCCCAATACCGTAATGAGATAGATGGGCACGGCATTGAGAACACCCGCCACCAAAACTGCCCACACGCCTCCCGTCTTCAGCGGAATGGCCACACTGCGAGGCAAGGTGAGTACTCCCACACCCACCATGGTGGCGGTCAATATTGCCCGCGCTTGATGCGGGTTAATCGAACGAATTTCTTCCTTGTTGCGATTTCCTGCCATAGTCGATTCCCCATTTTCCGTCACTTTTTATCCAGCCCGATGCGTCGGATCTGCACTTGATACTTCAGGTCGATGTGAGCGTTTGGGTATTGTTTTTTCCAATGGAGTGATTTCCAAATGGTCGGATGAAAGGCGTATATTTTATTGCCAAGACCTATCACATCCGTTTTCAAATCCTTTTGTATTTTTCGCAGCACACTGTTTCCCATGCGTTCATACCATCCACCCAATGATTTTTCCATCTTCTCAATCGTGCCGTTTTGGCTGAGATCGATCGGACACGTTTTTTCCGTAATCTTCCCATCGACACGCATGCGAACTTGGATGCGCACGTTGTTGTTCGTTTTGTTGATTTGATATTTGGTTTTCACCCTGTCCGGCTGAAACACGATTTCCCCTTTTCGATCAGGACAAGAAACACTGACCGGATCACCTGATTTGGATTCTCTGGCTTGCAATAAAATCGCGCTTTCTTGCGTATTGAGTGTGCCTACCATTTTGTCCTTTTTGAACAAAGCCAACCCCAGCCATCGCACCGTGTCCTTCTCGGCTTGGATATAGTTGAGATAGGGATCCACCGCAGGGTCGTATAAAGCCTTGTACAGCCTACCCAGTGTCATGTCGGCCATGCTGCCGTCTCTGACCCCGCTGTCCACCATGTCCATGATAAAAACGGTGGGAATTTGTTCCAACCTGGTTTTCACCTGCAACACGGATTGGGCCTCGCCTTTTACGACCAGAGGCCAGAGCCGTCTGCGGATGGCCGGATGCCGCCGAAAACCGTCGATCAACGGCCAAATCCCTTTTTTTGCCACCTTTTCTCCGATCAAGACAAGTCGAGTGTGCCCGAGAAATATTTCCTGGTTGGTTTGATTTTGAATGTCATTCATCGCTTCCATGAGCGTTTCCCCTCTTCCAATCAGCATCTCTACGGCTTCCTCTCCACCGCCTCCTCCTCCGCCGCCACCGGCACCGAAAATCTTGATTGGATTGGGTACCTGAACGGAGATTTTGTATCCCGTCGGGTCCTCGTCGATCGCCAACGCGACGATCGATGTCCGTTCCTCGATTTCTCGCTGGTCCCAACACCCTGTCAGCATTGTCACCAACAATATCCATGCCATCATGCCTCGAAACAGTGGAAGGCAACCGAAGTACTTGGTCGATTTCCACGGGTTATGAGGATGCCACATCCCCGGTCCCCCCTTTGATCTTGCGAATGACGGCAATAAGTAACAAAAGAGCGGAACCAAAAACGGCGTATGAAACCAATCCGATTCCGATCCAATCCCGCACGAGAAACGCGGTCTTCAAATCAGGTGGCCAGACTGCGATCACATACAAGAGGGGGACGCATCCCAAGGCGATCCATTTGCGATACCGATCCGGCCATCGAAACGCCACCATGATCGTATTGATAACCGTATTGAAACCGATGATCAAGGTGGTGAACACAGCAATCATCCAAACGGTGAGGATTGCTGATTCCAACCGTTCCAGTATATTGCCGGGAATACTGAGTATCTTGACCAATTCGTACGTGGGCCAGATCATACGCACCAGTTCAAACTGGCCGAATGCGGCGAGCGAAGCCATGAAAGTGGTCCAATACAATACCGTCACAACGGCAATACCTGTCATATGTCCGATCATCGCTTTTTGGGGCCGTTGGTAATCGGGCATATAGTTGAGCACAAACTCAAATCCGGCAAAAGAGAAAAAGCTGGTCAACAAACCACGCAGTATTTGTTTCGGTTCGACTTGAAACAACGGAAACAGGTTTTCCAATTCACCCCGCTGCAACCAGGTAAAGAGATTCAACACAAACGGAATGAACAAAAAGGGTAACAAAAACTCGTTGAACCGTGCGATTACTTCCGTTCGTTGGGCCGAAACGACAGCTCCCACCGCGATCAGAGTAAAAATGATGAATTGAATAGGTGTTCGTTGCAAAGTCACGGTGACCAGACCTTCGCCAAACAGGCGGCTGACCAAGGCGGATGTCACCAACCAGAGAAGCACGCCGATGATGATCAACGGAGCCGCCATGATTTTGCCCAACCAAGGAGACCGCTTGCTACCGAGAATGCGGGGAATGTATTGGACAAAGTGCAGACCGGGAAACCGTTGTCCCAGTTTTGTAACCAAAAAAGTCCCGAAAGCGACCAACAGTCCGGCCAACGGGAAGATCCACACCCCGTCCGGTCCCGCATCCTTGGCGACCCCCTGCGGCATGGACAGCACCCCGATCCCGACCATGGCAGAGACAATCAAGGCGAAGGCTTGATAGGTGGAAACCGTCTTTTGCGTCATTTGCTTGGATGAAGCGTTCACGTCTTGCTCCCCCCTTCCTCTTGTCGCTGCGTATCGCCGGGCTTCATCAGTTTGGGCCGATGCTTCATCAATTGCCACGGCACCCGGATCAATGTGTCTTTCAAATCAGTCCAATTGATCGGGGAAAACGGTGCCAAATAGGGCACACCGAACGACTTCAATTTCACCAGGTGCAACAACATCAGCATCAACGCCAACATGATGCCGTACAGTCCGAGAAGGGCCGCCACAATCATCAGCGGAAAGCGGATCAGACGGAGCGAGATGGCCGCATTGTAATAGGGGTTTGCGTACGAGCTGATCGTCGTCAAACCGACGATGATCACCATCGCCGGACTGACGAGCCCGGCTGACACCGCCGCATCCCCGATGACCAACGCCCCCACGATCCCGATCGTCGGACCGATGGGACCCGGCAGACGGATACTCGCCTCCCGCAACACCTCCACACTGGTTTCCATGATCAACGCTTCGACGATGGAAGGGAACGGCACCGTCGCCCTCCCCGCGGCCATTGCGATCGCCAATTTGGACGGGATCATCTCCGGGTGAAAAGAAACGAACGCAATGTAGAGCGCCGGTAACAACAGTGCGATAAGCAAACTCAGCAAACGGATCATCCGCAAAAATGACGTAATCAGGTATCGCTCATAATAATCTTCGGGACTGTAATAGAACTGGGTAAACACCGCCGGCGCGATCAACGTGTTCGGTGTTCCGTCAACCAAAATGGCCACTTTTCCTTCCAGCAAATGACCCACGACCACATCGGGACGCTCGGTGTTTTGCAACTGGGGAAACGGTGTCCAGATTTGGTCCTGGATCAACTCCTCGATATATCCTGATTCCAACACACCGTCAATTTGAATGTTTTGTATCCGTTTCTCCACTTCTTGTACAACCTTGGGATCAGCCACACCCTCAATATAGAAAATGGAGACGTTGGTTTTCGTCCGTTTGCCGACCATATAGTTTTTCAGCCGCAAGTCGGGATCTTTCAACCGCCGGCGAATCATGGAGGTGTTGATGCGGATCGTTTCCGTCAACCCTTCACGCGGACCGCGGATCACCGCTTCCGCACGTGGTTCGTCGACCCCGCGCTTTTCCCAACCTCGCGTACCGATAATCAAACCGGTATCATACCCGTCCACAAACAAAATGGTGTCCCCGGACAACAATCCGTTGACGATTTCCTGCATTTTGGTTGATTGCTTCATCTCACCGGTCTGCACCAAGCTCTCATTGACCATTTGCCACAAGTCCGTCTTGACTTTCAAACGTTCCCCTTCCACCATCAACGGATGAAGAATGAACTGATCGACAATCGCCATATTAACAAGACCGTCGATGTACAAAACGGCCGCTTTCCGGTCAGGTGTGTATTGAATGGTGAAAATGCGTGAGATCACATCCGCACTGTCCCCCAACAATTTGACCATATATTGGGCGTTCTTCTCTGCATCCGCTGTCACGGCGGTATCGTTCACCCGATCCTTTACCTTTTTCTCCGCTCGCTTCTCCAGTTTTTCCGCTTTTTTGATCGTCCGTTTGCGTGTCCATTTGTTCCCCTGTTTTTCCATGATCATCACCACTCTTTAACATCCCCGCCTCCCAAAAAAACCATACCAAGGAAAAAAAGAAGACCTGATGCCAGGCATCAGGTCGGTATCTTTCAATTTCCAATCATCAGTCAAAAATGAAATATCAATCCATCAGGTTGGTGCCGCCACCGTTTCGTGTTCATCGGCTTCCTTCGTCTGCTCTATCGGGAAACCGTGCAATTCCAGATGCAACAAGGGCGCCAGGACATTGGCAAATGCCTGCAAATACATTTTTTCCGCATCCGAGTACGTTTTCTGCTCATCTCCCGTCACACTGAGGATGCCGATGACCCGCTCTCCCGTCTTGATCGGCACGCAAATCAGGGAATGATACACTTTATGCGCTTTGGGATGGGCTTTGAATCGGTTGCCTGGTGAATGGATGTCGCCGGAAAAATAGACTTCGCCCGTACGGTATGTATACCCTGCTGCTGAATCGTCGATCGGCAACCGCAATTTCTTCATTCCCTCCGGTGTGTGCAGCGCGGCTTCATGTACTTTGAGCGTACCGTCACCGGCGGAAATAAATACGCAAACCCGCGGGTTGTTGGCCTTGTTCACGGTCATGACGGCGACGAGTTGAGAGAGAAAATACGTATAGATGGCTCTTCGTTGACGTTCAAAATCCGTTTGGGAACCGCAAAGAACAGCGGCAATTTCCTCGGACAGCGTCTTGATTGATTCGATCACCATCTGGGCACGCTTGAATTCTTGGGACATGCGTTCGTTGGAATCCTTCAATTCATGGATCGTTTTATTCGGTTCGATGACAATTCCCCAGAGTGCAATTCGGTCCCCCTTTTTTGCCCGCCACACGAACACGACAGCCACCGTGATCATCAATGCGAGCAAACCGTAGGTGAGCAACGGATTGCTGATGATCACTTTTGCGATCAATTCCAGATCCATATCCACCGTCCGTTTCACCACCTTTGTCATCAAAAATCGCCGGCAGAGCCCGAGAGCCGCCTGCCGGCGACAAGCTGTCTCTATTTTTGTTTTATCATGCGGGCGATGAAAAAGCCATCCGTGTCCAACTGATGCGGCAACAATTGGACCATTCCCTTTTCCACCCGACAGTGCTCGACCACTGTCTCCGGCAACAATCGCGGCAATTGTTCATCCGCCCGAAATGCGGGATGGCGCGCAAGAAACGATTGCACCTGCTCCTCGTTTTCCCGCGGCTCCAATGTACACGTGCTGTAGACCAGTACGCCGCCGGGCCGGATCATTCGGCTTACTGCATCCAGCAACTCCCGCTGCAGAGCGATCAGCGGTGCGATGTTTTCAGCTTCTTTGCTCCACTTGATATCCGGTTTGCGTCGGATCACGCCCAAACCGGAACAAGGCGCGTCCAGCAGAACAAAATCAAACGATTGGGAAGCATCCAACTTCCTGGCATCCGCTTGGCGGGCCTCGATGATCGAAATACCGAGCCTTGCCGCATGATCACGGATCAAATCCACTTTGTGCGAATGGATATCACAGGCAAGGATGTGGCCACAGTTGTCCATCAATTCGGCCAAGTGGGTTGTTTTGCCTCCCGGGGCCGCGCAAGCGTCCAAGCCGCGCCACCCCGGCCGGGGGGCCACCACCTTCGCCACCAACATGGACGCTTCATCCTGGATGGTGAAATTCCCTTCCTCAAATCCGGGCAAACGAGCGGGACTGCCCCCGCCCCGGTAACGGATTGCCTGCGCGGATACGGGGGAAGGTTCCACTGTCGCCTCCGGGCGGGCCGCCTTCAGCCGTTTCAGTACTGTGTCACGGTCGGTTTTCAGTCGATTGACGCGCAGTCCTGCCGCGGGAGGCCGGTTGTTGGCTTCCAAAATCGCGATCGCGGTCTGTTCGCCATATACGTCCATCATCCGCCGAACCAACCATTCGGGATGAGAAGTGGTGATCGCCAGACGTTCAACCGTCGGCATGGACGATGGCGGTTCAGGAACGGACGGTTGACGCAGCAACGCGCGCAAAACACCGTTGACCAAACCACTGATCCCGCGGTGCCCCCGTTTTTTGGCGATCTCTACAGTCTCGTGTACGGCTGCCCGGGCGGGAATCCGATCCAGATACACCAATTGATAAACACCCATCCGCAATAACTGGCGCACCCACGGCTGGAGTGAATCCACCCCTTTTTTCAGCAATGAATCCAGCAGCCAGTCCAACGTATTTCGCCGCTGAACGGTTCCATATACCAGTTCCGTGGCCAAACCGCGATCGCGCGGTGACAAATCCGCTTCATCCAACGCATGGTCCAGCGCCAGGTTGCTGTAGGCATGACGTGTCTCCACCGCGATCAGCACATCCAATGCCACTTCCCTGGCAGATTTGCGGCGTTTCATTCCCCGTCCCCCAAACGTTCACCCGGCTCCATGTTGCGACCGCGCACAAATTCCGCCGCTGTCATCCGTTTCTTGCCGTACGGTTGCAACTCTTGGATGACGACAGCTCCTTTCCCGGCGGCAACGGTAATACCGTCCATCCCGACGTTCAGCACCGTTCCCGGCTCCGCGTCATGCCGGACGTCGGCGACCTCGGCCCACCAAATTTTCAACGGTTTTTCCTGCCATGTCGTAAATGCCACCGGCCAAGGGTGCAAACCGCGGACCCGGTTGAATATGGCACGGGCCGACTGTGACCAATCAATCCGCTCGTCCTCACGCCGAATGTTGGGTGCATATGTAACCTGGGATTCGTCCTGAGGCACCGGTTGGATCTCACCCGCCAACAGTGCGGGGATCGTCTCCGCCAACAGCTCTGCTCCCAATCGGCTCAATTTGTCGTGCAGCGAACCGACGTGATCCGTTTCTTCGATCGGGATGGCCCGTTGTGACAAAATATCGCCGGCATCCAACCGCTCCACCATATACATGATGGTGACCCCCGTCTCTTTTTCACCATTGATCAACGCATGGTGGATCGGCGCCCCACCCCGGTATTTGGGCAACAGCGAGGCGTGTACGTTAATGCATCCCCATCGCGGCGCTTCCAGCAATGCGGACGGCAGCAGTTGTCCATAGGCGGCGGTGACCACCAGGTCCGGCTTCAGTGCCAAAATCTCCTCCAAAGCTGCCGGATCGCGCAATTTTTCCGGTTGAAAGACAGGGATGCCGCAAGAGAGCGCCGCCGTTTTGACGGGCGGCGGGGTCAACACTTGTTTGCGTCCCTTGGGACGATCGGGTTGCGTCACAACTCCGACGATCGGATAGGCTTTTTCTACCAGCATCTGCAAAGAAGGCACCGCGAAATCCGGGGTGCCCATGAACAGAATACGGGGTTTTTCACTCACGCTTCCACTTCCTCCTCTTCCTCCGGCCGGAATACGCGCTCGGCGATATCGATGAACAGGATGCCGTTCAAATGATCCACTTCATGCTGGAAAATTCGGGCCAAATAATCTTCCGCTTCCATCTCGAACGGTCGCCCGTAGCGATCTTGCCCTTTCACCCGCAATTGGTAGGCACGGCGCACGACACCCAGCAATCCCGGAATGCTCAGGCATCCCTCCGGCGGCGACAATTGTTCCCCTTTCATATCCACCAATTCAGGATTGACCACTTCGATCAATCCGTTTCCGTCATCCACCACGATCACGCGTTTGGGAATGCCCACTTGGGGCGCTGCCAAACCGACTCCCTTGGCGTCATACATCGTTTCCGCCATGTCATCGAGCAATTTATGCAGACGCTCATTAAATTTGGTGACCGGTTTTGCTTTTTCTTTCAAAATCGGATCGGGATATTTGACGATTTTTCTGATTGCCATGCGCTTCGCCTCCTTTTTAATCAATCCGGCCGTCCCGGTCCACGCTCCATTTCAGCCGGGGATCGTCCAATATGTCTTCCAGTTCACGCAACCGGTGCAACAAACTGTTCGCGGAATCCATTTCTACATTATATTTCACCATTACCTGCATGCGATACCGATCTTTTAAGCGGGGGATCGGCGCCGGCACCGGCCCCAACACTTCCACGCCGGGCAAACGGTCCTGTTGCAATCTGATGGCTGCCTGGTGGGCAGCACGCATCAGTGCCGCCCGGTCCGGGTGCGTCAACAACAGCGTAAACAAACCGCAAAAAGGCGGATAGCGGTGTTGTTTGCGCAACCGGCATTCCTGCCGGTAAAACGATTCCGTCTGGTAACGAGCCGCCAGATCCACACTGTAGTGTTCGGGATTGTAAGTCTGGATCACCACACGGCCGGGCAACTGATGGCGACCGGCACGTCCGCTCACCTGCATCAGTAATTGGAATGTCCGCTCAGCGGCACGAAAGTCCGGCAAATACAGCGACGTGTCCGCCGCGATGACACCTACCAGTGTCACCCGAGGGAAATCCAGTCCTTTGGCGATCATCTGTGTCCCCAACAGCACGTCTGCCTGGCCGCTGCCAAACGCCTTCAACAGGCGCTCGTGCGCTCCCTTTCGGCTGGTCGTGTCCACATCCATCCGAATCACCCGTATTCCCGGAAACAGACGGGCCAACTCTTCTTCCACCCGTTGGGTACCCGTGCCGAAATAACGAATGTGCGTACCGCTGCATGCGGGACAGGTGGAGGGGACCTGTGTCGCATATCCGCAATAGTGGCAACGCAGGGTGCGATTGGTTTGGTGATAGGTGAGCGAAATGTCGCAGTGTGGACACATCATCGCTTCCCCACAATCCCGGCAGAGCACAAATGTGGAGTAACCCCGCCGATTCAGCAGCAAGACGGCCTGTTCCCCCCGTTCGACACATTGGGTGAGGGAGGTGCGCAACTTGCGGCTGAACAGGGAACGGTTTCCTTGGCGCAATTCCTCCCGCATATCCACCACATCCACGGTGGGAAAGGGGCGATTGTTTACCCGTTGAGGAAGAGTGACCCACTCATACACGCCCGTCCGGGCCAAGAAGTAGCTTTCCACCGCAGGAGTGGCCGAACCCAACACCACCGCAGCCCCATGCTCCCGGGCGCGCCACAGCGCGACGTCGCGGGCGTGGTATTTGGGCTGTTCCTCCTGTTTGTAACTGGACTCGTGCTCCTCGTCGATGATGATCAATCCCAGCTGTTCAAACGGGGCGAAAATGGCTGAACGCGCCCCGATTGCGACCCGCACCTCGCCGGAGCGGATTTTGCGCCACTCATCATACCGCTCGCCGTCGGACAATCCACTGTGCAAAACCGCGACCTCGGAGCCGAATCGCTCCTTGAACCGTTTCACCATTTGCGGTGTGAGCGAAATCTCCGGAACCAGCACAATCGCCTGTTTCCCCTGCCGGATGGTGGCATCGATCGCCTGCAAATATACTTCCGTTTTGCCGCTTCCCGTCACCCCATGCAACAGAATGGTGCGCGCTTTTTTGCTGTTCAACGCGGAAAGGATGGTGTCCAACGCCTGTTGTTGCTGATCCGTCAATGGCAAAGGCGGCTTGCGTTCAAACGCGTGTTCACCGTATGGGTCCCGATATACCTCACGCTCTTCCCAAGTAAGCCACCCTTTTTCCACCAACTTTCCGACGACGGAACGGGTGGCGCCCGCTTGTGAGAGCAAATCCGGGAGGGAGATTTCTTCCGGATGATGAATAAAATGTTCCATCACCGCACGTTGACGAACGGCACGGGCGGGGATGTCCGCCAGGCATCGGGACAGCTCGTCCGGTGAAAGCGCCGGTTTCACCCATGTGACGGTTCGCAATGTCGCCCGGTCCCCCACGTGTTCAACCAGCAACAACCGCTTTTCCCGGATCAGTCGCCGAATGATGGTCCGATTGACACCCGGCCACGCCAACACCTGTGACAGCGGTACCTCCCGTTTTTCCTCGATGCGTTCAATCAGGACTCTCTCTGCATCGGGCAACGCGGTTGCCGGTGGGGCATGCGGATGGACACGCAACGTGCGGTGGTACCGTCCCTTCAACACCGCGGGTACCATGGCGTGCAATGCGGTGATTTTCCGGCACAGGCAGACTTCGGACAGCCAAAATGCCAACCGGACCAATTCGGGAGTAAGCGGCGGGGTGACGTCCAGTACGTCGATGATGGCTTTCAACCGGGTGAGGGATGCGGAAGGAGACGTTGCAAGATCCACTACATATCCCATCACGGTTCGCGGTCCGAACGGCACCTTCACCCGTGAACCAATCTCGGTATCTGCAAGCAGGGATTCTGGTACCACATAATCAAACGGCCGATCCGTCTCCTTGCTCGGCACGTCGACAACCACTCGGGCAATCCTTCGATCAGCGCACATGCAACCTCTCTCCGATCAGTCCGATCAGCCGCCGGGCAACTTCCCGCTTGGA
Protein-coding regions in this window:
- the rlmN gene encoding 23S rRNA (adenine(2503)-C(2))-methyltransferase RlmN, giving the protein MNAFAYDLTHEDWKAWMRKHDLPEWRGTQVMEWLYQKRATSFDEMTNLPKVLRSRLAESFVIQPLNAITTQVSRDGTVKFLFALPDQHAIETVIMRHDYGISVCVTTQVGCRIGCTFCASTLGGLKRNLQAGEIVAQVVAAQQYLDQEAERVRSVVVMGSGEPFENYEATLQFVRVINDAKGLNIGQRHITVSTSGVIPEIYRFADEGLQVRLAVSLHAPNTELRSKLMPINRRFPLPDLMEACRYYLRKTGRRITFEYALIGGVNDRDEHAHELAGLLQGFDCLVNLIPVNYVPERNYVRTPRKQVFAFQRILESHGISATIRREHGSDIAAACGQLRAKHLEKLENTTG
- a CDS encoding GerAB/ArcD/ProY family transporter; protein product: MAGNRNKEEIRSINPHQARAILTATMVGVGVLTLPRSVAIPLKTGGVWAVLVAGVLNAVPIYLITVLGRMFPGQTLVQYISQVVGFKNRPGLSKMISFLFVLPLGLFLLLSISIVTRYFAEVVKTAVLINTPIEVTMITLLFTAAVVASNHLGVIARLSELLLLILYMPGLLLIFAGIQEGSIENLMPLFSFSGRELVQGVLASSYSFQGYIVALIFMGYYQQPKKSLRPHMISISVVTLGYAVTVLVTLATLGSFEAIRIMWPTLEVFKLTEFPGDIFERIESAVLAVWVVAVFTTVKNLYGAVVDIMMRYANCRERFRPWISFAVVPIAYLLGMWPNNVFDVFRFSDIIGSYGLILSFAIPILLLLIAWLRRLGSRREQMQT
- a CDS encoding Ger(x)C family spore germination protein, whose protein sequence is MWHPHNPWKSTKYFGCLPLFRGMMAWILLVTMLTGCWDQREIEERTSIVALAIDEDPTGYKISVQVPNPIKIFGAGGGGGGGGGEEAVEMLIGRGETLMEAMNDIQNQTNQEIFLGHTRLVLIGEKVAKKGIWPLIDGFRRHPAIRRRLWPLVVKGEAQSVLQVKTRLEQIPTVFIMDMVDSGVRDGSMADMTLGRLYKALYDPAVDPYLNYIQAEKDTVRWLGLALFKKDKMVGTLNTQESAILLQARESKSGDPVSVSCPDRKGEIVFQPDRVKTKYQINKTNNNVRIQVRMRVDGKITEKTCPIDLSQNGTIEKMEKSLGGWYERMGNSVLRKIQKDLKTDVIGLGNKIYAFHPTIWKSLHWKKQYPNAHIDLKYQVQIRRIGLDKK
- a CDS encoding GerAB/ArcD/ProY family transporter, which codes for MNASSKQMTQKTVSTYQAFALIVSAMVGIGVLSMPQGVAKDAGPDGVWIFPLAGLLVAFGTFLVTKLGQRFPGLHFVQYIPRILGSKRSPWLGKIMAAPLIIIGVLLWLVTSALVSRLFGEGLVTVTLQRTPIQFIIFTLIAVGAVVSAQRTEVIARFNEFLLPFLFIPFVLNLFTWLQRGELENLFPLFQVEPKQILRGLLTSFFSFAGFEFVLNYMPDYQRPQKAMIGHMTGIAVVTVLYWTTFMASLAAFGQFELVRMIWPTYELVKILSIPGNILERLESAILTVWMIAVFTTLIIGFNTVINTIMVAFRWPDRYRKWIALGCVPLLYVIAVWPPDLKTAFLVRDWIGIGLVSYAVFGSALLLLIAVIRKIKGGTGDVASS
- a CDS encoding spore germination protein encodes the protein MIMEKQGNKWTRKRTIKKAEKLEKRAEKKVKDRVNDTAVTADAEKNAQYMVKLLGDSADVISRIFTIQYTPDRKAAVLYIDGLVNMAIVDQFILHPLMVEGERLKVKTDLWQMVNESLVQTGEMKQSTKMQEIVNGLLSGDTILFVDGYDTGLIIGTRGWEKRGVDEPRAEAVIRGPREGLTETIRINTSMIRRRLKDPDLRLKNYMVGKRTKTNVSIFYIEGVADPKVVQEVEKRIQNIQIDGVLESGYIEELIQDQIWTPFPQLQNTERPDVVVGHLLEGKVAILVDGTPNTLIAPAVFTQFYYSPEDYYERYLITSFLRMIRLLSLLIALLLPALYIAFVSFHPEMIPSKLAIAMAAGRATVPFPSIVEALIMETSVEVLREASIRLPGPIGPTIGIVGALVIGDAAVSAGLVSPAMVIIVGLTTISSYANPYYNAAISLRLIRFPLMIVAALLGLYGIMLALMLMLLHLVKLKSFGVPYLAPFSPINWTDLKDTLIRVPWQLMKHRPKLMKPGDTQRQEEGGSKT
- a CDS encoding GAF domain-containing protein is translated as MTKVVKRTVDMDLELIAKVIISNPLLTYGLLALMITVAVVFVWRAKKGDRIALWGIVIEPNKTIHELKDSNERMSQEFKRAQMVIESIKTLSEEIAAVLCGSQTDFERQRRAIYTYFLSQLVAVMTVNKANNPRVCVFISAGDGTLKVHEAALHTPEGMKKLRLPIDDSAAGYTYRTGEVYFSGDIHSPGNRFKAHPKAHKVYHSLICVPIKTGERVIGILSVTGDEQKTYSDAEKMYLQAFANVLAPLLHLELHGFPIEQTKEADEHETVAAPT
- the rsmB gene encoding 16S rRNA (cytosine(967)-C(5))-methyltransferase RsmB, yielding MKRRKSAREVALDVLIAVETRHAYSNLALDHALDEADLSPRDRGLATELVYGTVQRRNTLDWLLDSLLKKGVDSLQPWVRQLLRMGVYQLVYLDRIPARAAVHETVEIAKKRGHRGISGLVNGVLRALLRQPSVPEPPSSMPTVERLAITTSHPEWLVRRMMDVYGEQTAIAILEANNRPPAAGLRVNRLKTDRDTVLKRLKAARPEATVEPSPVSAQAIRYRGGGSPARLPGFEEGNFTIQDEASMLVAKVVAPRPGWRGLDACAAPGGKTTHLAELMDNCGHILACDIHSHKVDLIRDHAARLGISIIEARQADARKLDASQSFDFVLLDAPCSGLGVIRRKPDIKWSKEAENIAPLIALQRELLDAVSRMIRPGGVLVYSTCTLEPRENEEQVQSFLARHPAFRADEQLPRLLPETVVEHCRVEKGMVQLLPHQLDTDGFFIARMIKQK
- the fmt gene encoding methionyl-tRNA formyltransferase; the encoded protein is MGTPDFAVPSLQMLVEKAYPIVGVVTQPDRPKGRKQVLTPPPVKTAALSCGIPVFQPEKLRDPAALEEILALKPDLVVTAAYGQLLPSALLEAPRWGCINVHASLLPKYRGGAPIHHALINGEKETGVTIMYMVERLDAGDILSQRAIPIEETDHVGSLHDKLSRLGAELLAETIPALLAGEIQPVPQDESQVTYAPNIRREDERIDWSQSARAIFNRVRGLHPWPVAFTTWQEKPLKIWWAEVADVRHDAEPGTVLNVGMDGITVAAGKGAVVIQELQPYGKKRMTAAEFVRGRNMEPGERLGDGE
- the def gene encoding peptide deformylase, giving the protein MAIRKIVKYPDPILKEKAKPVTKFNERLHKLLDDMAETMYDAKGVGLAAPQVGIPKRVIVVDDGNGLIEVVNPELVDMKGEQLSPPEGCLSIPGLLGVVRRAYQLRVKGQDRYGRPFEMEAEDYLARIFQHEVDHLNGILFIDIAERVFRPEEEEEVEA